The Acropora muricata isolate sample 2 chromosome 5, ASM3666990v1, whole genome shotgun sequence genome includes a window with the following:
- the LOC136917840 gene encoding uncharacterized protein isoform X4 — MCLRRHFQKTLCEASMFRKVVLPGSKDNCINHIIWDCGESNHHGRNYCRNSRFVTPCVHGARLEQSGVKVLTTNDKISGKQQEMPRDLKLQAESPSNNNSSEILAEDELLLSPVIRLVASRLWLNGKHEVHIPHVANMILSSPTWNIILKELGQNGKWQAMYQSDRDEIWKLVSGSKHDQSFADHGQNGKWEAMKQSDENGIWQFVSESNHVKFFTDHLSAFVLVGRCDRSSLSLFKRMKIAAFCGEPKGNCLSVKVYFFDDCDWSYKRVISKEKMEGRRLVSSIESLTFSVTSGDDIAITVKCVEGCQLDESASQLRVSHKSLKNSFTEFPACELQFYSCCPGKVGFFGTLGFTQPCVGETLMLVHVPVDKEKFAEKLVERSVRQVEMESPSGNYKDSDTYQRNQMVTEQGAYGSKPLESLVNDFSDSVEAIFRRLDRRIQGAGHYEVIASYFGFDIFEINLFEKSVHGSSRGMIEAIAVRHPELTVEKFARVVEEKARRKDVAGLLRKYDRDSQKGSL, encoded by the exons atgTGCCTACGAAGGCACTTTCAAAAAACACTATGTGAAGCGTCGATGTTTCGGAAAG TCGTTCTTCCTGGATCCAAAGATAACTGCATTAACCACATTATCTGGGATTGCGGAGAGAGTAATCATCATGGACGGAATTATTGTCGTAATTCTCGTTTTG TGACTCCTTGTGTTCATGGGGCTCGACTTGAGCAATCTGGAGTCAAAGTcttgacaaccaatgacaaaaTCTCTGGGAAACAGCAGGAGATGCCAAGAGATCTGAAACTGCAAGCAGAAAGCCCCTCCAACAATAATTCTTCTGAGATTCTAGCAGAGGATGAATTGCTTTTAAGCCCAGTGATAAGACTAGTTGCATCAAGATTGTGGCTGAATGGAAAGCATGAAGTTCACATACCCCATGTTGCAAATATGATCTTGTCATCCCCAACTTGGAATATCATCCTTAAAGAGCTAGGACAAAATGGCAAATGGCAGGCAATGTATCAGAGTGATCGAGATGAGATTTGGAAGCTTGTTTCAGGAAGTAAACATGATCAGTCTTTCGCAGACCACGGACAAAATGGCAAATGGGAAGCAATGAAGCAGAGTGATGAAAATGGGATTTGGCAGTTTGTTTCAGAAAGCAACCATGTTAAGTTTTTCACAGACCACCTATCAGCATTTGTTCTTGTTGGCAGGTGTGATAGGTCTTCACTTTCATTGTTCAAGCGGATGAAAATTGCTGCTTTCTGTGGTGAGCCTAAAGGAAATTGCCTTTCAGTGAAGGTTTATTTCTTTGACGACTGTGATTGGTCCTACAAg AGGGTGATATCAAAGGAAAAAATGGAGGGCAGAAGACTGGTGTCATCCATTGAATCCCTGACCTTCTCTGTTACAAGTGGAGATGACATAGCTATTACTGTTAAATGTGTTGAAGGGTGCCAGCTAGATGAGTCTGCGTCACAgttg AGGGTGAGTCACAAGTCTCTAAAGAACTCTTTCACTGAGTTTCCTGCATGTGAGCTGCAGTTTTACTCGTGTTGTCCTGGCAAAGTTGGGTTTTTTGGTACTCTGGGTTTCACACAACCATGCGTTGGTGAGACTTTGATGCTTGTTCATGTTCCTGTGGACAAAGAG aaatttgctgaaaaactGGTGGAAAGATCAGTGAGGCAGGTGGAGATGGAG AGCCCATCTGGGAATTACAAGGATAGTGATACATATCAACGGAATCAGATGGTAACTGAGCAAGGTGCATACG gCTCCAAGCCTTTGGAAAGTCTCGTTAATGATTTTTCTGATTCTGTGGAGGCTATATTTCGGCGTTTGGATAGACGCATTCAAGGAGCTGGCCATTATGAAGTCATAGCAAGCTATTTCGGCTTCGACATTTTTGAAATAAATCTGTTTGAAAAATCTGTCCACGGTTCCTCCAGAGGAATGATTGAGGCAATTGCTGTTCGTCACCCAGAGCTCACAGTGGAAAAGTTTGCAAGAGTGGTGGAAGAGAAAGCACGCCGAAAGGATGTCGCTGGTTTGCTGAGGAAGTATGATCGTGATTCGCAGAAAGGATCTCTTTGA
- the LOC136917840 gene encoding uncharacterized protein isoform X2, with amino-acid sequence MAENSFDKGDFIKIIDNLSFFLDPKITALTTLSGIAERVIIMDGIIVVILVLVKQVSSLIIVCGESQSGNDFLSSLGFDTFSIQVFGLGFMVMSFICFNFFTNASCPERMDMEPRDAGLVTPCVHGARLEQSGVKVLTTNDKISGKQQEMPRDLKLQAESPSNNNSSEILAEDELLLSPVIRLVASRLWLNGKHEVHIPHVANMILSSPTWNIILKELGQNGKWQAMYQSDRDEIWKLVSGSKHDQSFADHGQNGKWEAMKQSDENGIWQFVSESNHVKFFTDHLSAFVLVGRCDRSSLSLFKRMKIAAFCGEPKGNCLSVKVYFFDDCDWSYKRVISKEKMEGRRLVSSIESLTFSVTSGDDIAITVKCVEGCQLDESASQLRVSHKSLKNSFTEFPACELQFYSCCPGKVGFFGTLGFTQPCVGETLMLVHVPVDKEKFAEKLVERSVRQVEMESPSGNYKDSDTYQRNQMVTEQGAYGSKPLESLVNDFSDSVEAIFRRLDRRIQGAGHYEVIASYFGFDIFEINLFEKSVHGSSRGMIEAIAVRHPELTVEKFARVVEEKARRKDVAGLLRKYDRDSQKGSL; translated from the exons ATGGCTGAGAACTCTTTCGACAAAGGAGACTTCATAAAGATTATCGATAATTTG TCGTTCTTCCTGGATCCAAAGATAACTGCATTAACCACATTATCTGGGATTGCGGAGAGAGTAATCATCATGGACGGAATTATTGTCGTAATTCTCGTTTTG gTTAAACAAGTCTCTTCATTAATTATTGTTTGCGGAGAAAGCCAAAGTGGCAATGACTTTCTGAGTTCCCTTGGATTCGATACCTTTTCAATTCAAGTGTTTGGATTAGGCTTTATGGTTATGTCCTTCAtttgttttaactttttcacCAATGCATCTTGTCCTGAAAGAATGGATATGGAACCTCGTGATGCAGGATTAG TGACTCCTTGTGTTCATGGGGCTCGACTTGAGCAATCTGGAGTCAAAGTcttgacaaccaatgacaaaaTCTCTGGGAAACAGCAGGAGATGCCAAGAGATCTGAAACTGCAAGCAGAAAGCCCCTCCAACAATAATTCTTCTGAGATTCTAGCAGAGGATGAATTGCTTTTAAGCCCAGTGATAAGACTAGTTGCATCAAGATTGTGGCTGAATGGAAAGCATGAAGTTCACATACCCCATGTTGCAAATATGATCTTGTCATCCCCAACTTGGAATATCATCCTTAAAGAGCTAGGACAAAATGGCAAATGGCAGGCAATGTATCAGAGTGATCGAGATGAGATTTGGAAGCTTGTTTCAGGAAGTAAACATGATCAGTCTTTCGCAGACCACGGACAAAATGGCAAATGGGAAGCAATGAAGCAGAGTGATGAAAATGGGATTTGGCAGTTTGTTTCAGAAAGCAACCATGTTAAGTTTTTCACAGACCACCTATCAGCATTTGTTCTTGTTGGCAGGTGTGATAGGTCTTCACTTTCATTGTTCAAGCGGATGAAAATTGCTGCTTTCTGTGGTGAGCCTAAAGGAAATTGCCTTTCAGTGAAGGTTTATTTCTTTGACGACTGTGATTGGTCCTACAAg AGGGTGATATCAAAGGAAAAAATGGAGGGCAGAAGACTGGTGTCATCCATTGAATCCCTGACCTTCTCTGTTACAAGTGGAGATGACATAGCTATTACTGTTAAATGTGTTGAAGGGTGCCAGCTAGATGAGTCTGCGTCACAgttg AGGGTGAGTCACAAGTCTCTAAAGAACTCTTTCACTGAGTTTCCTGCATGTGAGCTGCAGTTTTACTCGTGTTGTCCTGGCAAAGTTGGGTTTTTTGGTACTCTGGGTTTCACACAACCATGCGTTGGTGAGACTTTGATGCTTGTTCATGTTCCTGTGGACAAAGAG aaatttgctgaaaaactGGTGGAAAGATCAGTGAGGCAGGTGGAGATGGAG AGCCCATCTGGGAATTACAAGGATAGTGATACATATCAACGGAATCAGATGGTAACTGAGCAAGGTGCATACG gCTCCAAGCCTTTGGAAAGTCTCGTTAATGATTTTTCTGATTCTGTGGAGGCTATATTTCGGCGTTTGGATAGACGCATTCAAGGAGCTGGCCATTATGAAGTCATAGCAAGCTATTTCGGCTTCGACATTTTTGAAATAAATCTGTTTGAAAAATCTGTCCACGGTTCCTCCAGAGGAATGATTGAGGCAATTGCTGTTCGTCACCCAGAGCTCACAGTGGAAAAGTTTGCAAGAGTGGTGGAAGAGAAAGCACGCCGAAAGGATGTCGCTGGTTTGCTGAGGAAGTATGATCGTGATTCGCAGAAAGGATCTCTTTGA
- the LOC136917840 gene encoding uncharacterized protein isoform X1 encodes MAENSFDKGDFIKIIDNLSFFLDPKITALTTLSGIAERVIIMDGIIVVILVLVKQVSSLIIVCGESQSGNDFLSSLGFDTFSIQVFGLGFMVMSFICFNFFTNASCPERMDMEPRDAGLDLVTPCVHGARLEQSGVKVLTTNDKISGKQQEMPRDLKLQAESPSNNNSSEILAEDELLLSPVIRLVASRLWLNGKHEVHIPHVANMILSSPTWNIILKELGQNGKWQAMYQSDRDEIWKLVSGSKHDQSFADHGQNGKWEAMKQSDENGIWQFVSESNHVKFFTDHLSAFVLVGRCDRSSLSLFKRMKIAAFCGEPKGNCLSVKVYFFDDCDWSYKRVISKEKMEGRRLVSSIESLTFSVTSGDDIAITVKCVEGCQLDESASQLRVSHKSLKNSFTEFPACELQFYSCCPGKVGFFGTLGFTQPCVGETLMLVHVPVDKEKFAEKLVERSVRQVEMESPSGNYKDSDTYQRNQMVTEQGAYGSKPLESLVNDFSDSVEAIFRRLDRRIQGAGHYEVIASYFGFDIFEINLFEKSVHGSSRGMIEAIAVRHPELTVEKFARVVEEKARRKDVAGLLRKYDRDSQKGSL; translated from the exons ATGGCTGAGAACTCTTTCGACAAAGGAGACTTCATAAAGATTATCGATAATTTG TCGTTCTTCCTGGATCCAAAGATAACTGCATTAACCACATTATCTGGGATTGCGGAGAGAGTAATCATCATGGACGGAATTATTGTCGTAATTCTCGTTTTG gTTAAACAAGTCTCTTCATTAATTATTGTTTGCGGAGAAAGCCAAAGTGGCAATGACTTTCTGAGTTCCCTTGGATTCGATACCTTTTCAATTCAAGTGTTTGGATTAGGCTTTATGGTTATGTCCTTCAtttgttttaactttttcacCAATGCATCTTGTCCTGAAAGAATGGATATGGAACCTCGTGATGCAGGATTA GATTTAGTGACTCCTTGTGTTCATGGGGCTCGACTTGAGCAATCTGGAGTCAAAGTcttgacaaccaatgacaaaaTCTCTGGGAAACAGCAGGAGATGCCAAGAGATCTGAAACTGCAAGCAGAAAGCCCCTCCAACAATAATTCTTCTGAGATTCTAGCAGAGGATGAATTGCTTTTAAGCCCAGTGATAAGACTAGTTGCATCAAGATTGTGGCTGAATGGAAAGCATGAAGTTCACATACCCCATGTTGCAAATATGATCTTGTCATCCCCAACTTGGAATATCATCCTTAAAGAGCTAGGACAAAATGGCAAATGGCAGGCAATGTATCAGAGTGATCGAGATGAGATTTGGAAGCTTGTTTCAGGAAGTAAACATGATCAGTCTTTCGCAGACCACGGACAAAATGGCAAATGGGAAGCAATGAAGCAGAGTGATGAAAATGGGATTTGGCAGTTTGTTTCAGAAAGCAACCATGTTAAGTTTTTCACAGACCACCTATCAGCATTTGTTCTTGTTGGCAGGTGTGATAGGTCTTCACTTTCATTGTTCAAGCGGATGAAAATTGCTGCTTTCTGTGGTGAGCCTAAAGGAAATTGCCTTTCAGTGAAGGTTTATTTCTTTGACGACTGTGATTGGTCCTACAAg AGGGTGATATCAAAGGAAAAAATGGAGGGCAGAAGACTGGTGTCATCCATTGAATCCCTGACCTTCTCTGTTACAAGTGGAGATGACATAGCTATTACTGTTAAATGTGTTGAAGGGTGCCAGCTAGATGAGTCTGCGTCACAgttg AGGGTGAGTCACAAGTCTCTAAAGAACTCTTTCACTGAGTTTCCTGCATGTGAGCTGCAGTTTTACTCGTGTTGTCCTGGCAAAGTTGGGTTTTTTGGTACTCTGGGTTTCACACAACCATGCGTTGGTGAGACTTTGATGCTTGTTCATGTTCCTGTGGACAAAGAG aaatttgctgaaaaactGGTGGAAAGATCAGTGAGGCAGGTGGAGATGGAG AGCCCATCTGGGAATTACAAGGATAGTGATACATATCAACGGAATCAGATGGTAACTGAGCAAGGTGCATACG gCTCCAAGCCTTTGGAAAGTCTCGTTAATGATTTTTCTGATTCTGTGGAGGCTATATTTCGGCGTTTGGATAGACGCATTCAAGGAGCTGGCCATTATGAAGTCATAGCAAGCTATTTCGGCTTCGACATTTTTGAAATAAATCTGTTTGAAAAATCTGTCCACGGTTCCTCCAGAGGAATGATTGAGGCAATTGCTGTTCGTCACCCAGAGCTCACAGTGGAAAAGTTTGCAAGAGTGGTGGAAGAGAAAGCACGCCGAAAGGATGTCGCTGGTTTGCTGAGGAAGTATGATCGTGATTCGCAGAAAGGATCTCTTTGA
- the LOC136917840 gene encoding uncharacterized protein isoform X3: protein MDGIIVVILVLVKQVSSLIIVCGESQSGNDFLSSLGFDTFSIQVFGLGFMVMSFICFNFFTNASCPERMDMEPRDAGLVTPCVHGARLEQSGVKVLTTNDKISGKQQEMPRDLKLQAESPSNNNSSEILAEDELLLSPVIRLVASRLWLNGKHEVHIPHVANMILSSPTWNIILKELGQNGKWQAMYQSDRDEIWKLVSGSKHDQSFADHGQNGKWEAMKQSDENGIWQFVSESNHVKFFTDHLSAFVLVGRCDRSSLSLFKRMKIAAFCGEPKGNCLSVKVYFFDDCDWSYKRVISKEKMEGRRLVSSIESLTFSVTSGDDIAITVKCVEGCQLDESASQLRVSHKSLKNSFTEFPACELQFYSCCPGKVGFFGTLGFTQPCVGETLMLVHVPVDKEKFAEKLVERSVRQVEMESPSGNYKDSDTYQRNQMVTEQGAYGSKPLESLVNDFSDSVEAIFRRLDRRIQGAGHYEVIASYFGFDIFEINLFEKSVHGSSRGMIEAIAVRHPELTVEKFARVVEEKARRKDVAGLLRKYDRDSQKGSL from the exons ATGGACGGAATTATTGTCGTAATTCTCGTTTTG gTTAAACAAGTCTCTTCATTAATTATTGTTTGCGGAGAAAGCCAAAGTGGCAATGACTTTCTGAGTTCCCTTGGATTCGATACCTTTTCAATTCAAGTGTTTGGATTAGGCTTTATGGTTATGTCCTTCAtttgttttaactttttcacCAATGCATCTTGTCCTGAAAGAATGGATATGGAACCTCGTGATGCAGGATTAG TGACTCCTTGTGTTCATGGGGCTCGACTTGAGCAATCTGGAGTCAAAGTcttgacaaccaatgacaaaaTCTCTGGGAAACAGCAGGAGATGCCAAGAGATCTGAAACTGCAAGCAGAAAGCCCCTCCAACAATAATTCTTCTGAGATTCTAGCAGAGGATGAATTGCTTTTAAGCCCAGTGATAAGACTAGTTGCATCAAGATTGTGGCTGAATGGAAAGCATGAAGTTCACATACCCCATGTTGCAAATATGATCTTGTCATCCCCAACTTGGAATATCATCCTTAAAGAGCTAGGACAAAATGGCAAATGGCAGGCAATGTATCAGAGTGATCGAGATGAGATTTGGAAGCTTGTTTCAGGAAGTAAACATGATCAGTCTTTCGCAGACCACGGACAAAATGGCAAATGGGAAGCAATGAAGCAGAGTGATGAAAATGGGATTTGGCAGTTTGTTTCAGAAAGCAACCATGTTAAGTTTTTCACAGACCACCTATCAGCATTTGTTCTTGTTGGCAGGTGTGATAGGTCTTCACTTTCATTGTTCAAGCGGATGAAAATTGCTGCTTTCTGTGGTGAGCCTAAAGGAAATTGCCTTTCAGTGAAGGTTTATTTCTTTGACGACTGTGATTGGTCCTACAAg AGGGTGATATCAAAGGAAAAAATGGAGGGCAGAAGACTGGTGTCATCCATTGAATCCCTGACCTTCTCTGTTACAAGTGGAGATGACATAGCTATTACTGTTAAATGTGTTGAAGGGTGCCAGCTAGATGAGTCTGCGTCACAgttg AGGGTGAGTCACAAGTCTCTAAAGAACTCTTTCACTGAGTTTCCTGCATGTGAGCTGCAGTTTTACTCGTGTTGTCCTGGCAAAGTTGGGTTTTTTGGTACTCTGGGTTTCACACAACCATGCGTTGGTGAGACTTTGATGCTTGTTCATGTTCCTGTGGACAAAGAG aaatttgctgaaaaactGGTGGAAAGATCAGTGAGGCAGGTGGAGATGGAG AGCCCATCTGGGAATTACAAGGATAGTGATACATATCAACGGAATCAGATGGTAACTGAGCAAGGTGCATACG gCTCCAAGCCTTTGGAAAGTCTCGTTAATGATTTTTCTGATTCTGTGGAGGCTATATTTCGGCGTTTGGATAGACGCATTCAAGGAGCTGGCCATTATGAAGTCATAGCAAGCTATTTCGGCTTCGACATTTTTGAAATAAATCTGTTTGAAAAATCTGTCCACGGTTCCTCCAGAGGAATGATTGAGGCAATTGCTGTTCGTCACCCAGAGCTCACAGTGGAAAAGTTTGCAAGAGTGGTGGAAGAGAAAGCACGCCGAAAGGATGTCGCTGGTTTGCTGAGGAAGTATGATCGTGATTCGCAGAAAGGATCTCTTTGA
- the LOC136917840 gene encoding uncharacterized protein isoform X5, translating into MVMSFICFNFFTNASCPERMDMEPRDAGLVTPCVHGARLEQSGVKVLTTNDKISGKQQEMPRDLKLQAESPSNNNSSEILAEDELLLSPVIRLVASRLWLNGKHEVHIPHVANMILSSPTWNIILKELGQNGKWQAMYQSDRDEIWKLVSGSKHDQSFADHGQNGKWEAMKQSDENGIWQFVSESNHVKFFTDHLSAFVLVGRCDRSSLSLFKRMKIAAFCGEPKGNCLSVKVYFFDDCDWSYKRVISKEKMEGRRLVSSIESLTFSVTSGDDIAITVKCVEGCQLDESASQLRVSHKSLKNSFTEFPACELQFYSCCPGKVGFFGTLGFTQPCVGETLMLVHVPVDKEKFAEKLVERSVRQVEMESPSGNYKDSDTYQRNQMVTEQGAYGSKPLESLVNDFSDSVEAIFRRLDRRIQGAGHYEVIASYFGFDIFEINLFEKSVHGSSRGMIEAIAVRHPELTVEKFARVVEEKARRKDVAGLLRKYDRDSQKGSL; encoded by the exons ATGGTTATGTCCTTCAtttgttttaactttttcacCAATGCATCTTGTCCTGAAAGAATGGATATGGAACCTCGTGATGCAGGATTAG TGACTCCTTGTGTTCATGGGGCTCGACTTGAGCAATCTGGAGTCAAAGTcttgacaaccaatgacaaaaTCTCTGGGAAACAGCAGGAGATGCCAAGAGATCTGAAACTGCAAGCAGAAAGCCCCTCCAACAATAATTCTTCTGAGATTCTAGCAGAGGATGAATTGCTTTTAAGCCCAGTGATAAGACTAGTTGCATCAAGATTGTGGCTGAATGGAAAGCATGAAGTTCACATACCCCATGTTGCAAATATGATCTTGTCATCCCCAACTTGGAATATCATCCTTAAAGAGCTAGGACAAAATGGCAAATGGCAGGCAATGTATCAGAGTGATCGAGATGAGATTTGGAAGCTTGTTTCAGGAAGTAAACATGATCAGTCTTTCGCAGACCACGGACAAAATGGCAAATGGGAAGCAATGAAGCAGAGTGATGAAAATGGGATTTGGCAGTTTGTTTCAGAAAGCAACCATGTTAAGTTTTTCACAGACCACCTATCAGCATTTGTTCTTGTTGGCAGGTGTGATAGGTCTTCACTTTCATTGTTCAAGCGGATGAAAATTGCTGCTTTCTGTGGTGAGCCTAAAGGAAATTGCCTTTCAGTGAAGGTTTATTTCTTTGACGACTGTGATTGGTCCTACAAg AGGGTGATATCAAAGGAAAAAATGGAGGGCAGAAGACTGGTGTCATCCATTGAATCCCTGACCTTCTCTGTTACAAGTGGAGATGACATAGCTATTACTGTTAAATGTGTTGAAGGGTGCCAGCTAGATGAGTCTGCGTCACAgttg AGGGTGAGTCACAAGTCTCTAAAGAACTCTTTCACTGAGTTTCCTGCATGTGAGCTGCAGTTTTACTCGTGTTGTCCTGGCAAAGTTGGGTTTTTTGGTACTCTGGGTTTCACACAACCATGCGTTGGTGAGACTTTGATGCTTGTTCATGTTCCTGTGGACAAAGAG aaatttgctgaaaaactGGTGGAAAGATCAGTGAGGCAGGTGGAGATGGAG AGCCCATCTGGGAATTACAAGGATAGTGATACATATCAACGGAATCAGATGGTAACTGAGCAAGGTGCATACG gCTCCAAGCCTTTGGAAAGTCTCGTTAATGATTTTTCTGATTCTGTGGAGGCTATATTTCGGCGTTTGGATAGACGCATTCAAGGAGCTGGCCATTATGAAGTCATAGCAAGCTATTTCGGCTTCGACATTTTTGAAATAAATCTGTTTGAAAAATCTGTCCACGGTTCCTCCAGAGGAATGATTGAGGCAATTGCTGTTCGTCACCCAGAGCTCACAGTGGAAAAGTTTGCAAGAGTGGTGGAAGAGAAAGCACGCCGAAAGGATGTCGCTGGTTTGCTGAGGAAGTATGATCGTGATTCGCAGAAAGGATCTCTTTGA